GAAATGGTCTGTCGACAAACGTTCGGCAATCCAGCGAACTAATGCCGGGTACCGAATGCTTATTTGGCTAAATCGGCGATGAATAAGGTGTTGAATTCGGTCAGTTGTCATAGAATCAATTGGCCCATGAACAGGCCAGTTCTGACAGCAAACTAACGTAAGCTTTCTGAAGAGACTTTGAAGTGATCATTCATATGGAGTGTAGGAATACTTTACCGGCCTGAGAAAATCTCGAATCTATGTTATTATAATGTAATTAATGAAAGGAGAAGTTGAACGGATTTCAGAACAGCTTCATTTCTGAGAAAACTTCAGAATTGCTTCAAGTTTGACCAGCACTTTAGGGTCATTATGAAGACAGTACTCCGTCTTATTAATCTTTTTACGCTGCTTGCCTGGGCCACGCCAACCGTTGCACAACAACCTGTACCAAATAACCACCTAACGGGGAAAGTACTGGACGCGACAACTGCTCAGGCGTTACCTTTTGCATCCGTCGCGATTTTTAAACAAATAAACGGGAAAGATAGCCTGTTGACGGGTGCTCAAACCGATGAGCAGGGTGCTTTTATCATTACCAACGTGCCTACCGGATCGCTGTTGGCCAAGGTTACGTTTGTAGGCTATCAGAATCTGAATAAAGCTATTTTATAAACTATCGATTCAGTTGCCATTAGGCAATGATACCGTAAAATGTAACCAACGGAAAATGGAACGTCCCGACGTGGACTTCAGCAACTAACCAAACCCACCATACTATCGCCATAACCGCGAGACCGTCTTAAAAAAACAGTCGAGTAGCTATGGCTTTTATTATAAAAATATTTAATATTAATTAATTGTAAATTACTTATTATCAAATAGTTAAATTGACAAAACAATCCATTATATCTTAGAAATGCCCTATAGTTTTGTAGCTGAAAAAGGACGGGGTAGTTTCCTTTTTCGTACGAACCAATGATCACTTTTATTAAGAAAATTTCGCTTGCAGTTTGCCTGACAGGTACGTATACCTTACCGATTTTAGCGCAAACGACGCCTAACTATGCTTTCATTGAGAAAATTAGTTTGCCTTCGGGTGATGGCAAATGGGATTACCTCAAGATGGACGGGGAGCGTGAACGCTTGTTCGTATCTCACTTCGACCGGGTACACGTCATCGACTTAACGACGAATAAGCAAATCGGTGAGATTACGGGTCTGAAAGGCGTTCACGGCATTGGCCTGGCGAAAGACCTTAATAAAGGGTACATCACCAACGGTACTGATAATACCATCACGGTTTTCGATTATAACACCTTTAAGGTGTTGCAAACCATACCCGTTACAGGCAAAAAGGCGGATGCCGTGATGTATGATAAGGGTACCAAGCGGATTTTTGTGTTTAACAATGGTAGTGGGGATGCTATCGCTATCGATGCGGTAATGGACAAAGTTGTTGGAACCGTCACGATGGGTGGTGCACCGGAGTTTGCAGTAGCTAACGAGAAAGGGAGCATTTTCAACAATAATGAAGATACCAACGAGATTTTCGAGATTGATGCTAAGGCACTTACCGTAAAAAATAAGTACTCGGTAGCCCCCAATGGCGGAGTACCAACCGGGATCGCTTTCGACGCCAGCACAAATCGGTTGTTTTCTGTATGTCGTAAGCCGCAGGCACTAGTGATATTGGATGCTTCAACGGGAAAAATCGTCCAGAGCTTACCGATCGGTAGTGGTGTCGATGCTGTGGTCTACGAGAAAGAGTTGAAGTTGATTATGACATCAAACGGAGAAGGAAACGTCACGATTATTCATCAGGATTCACCGGATAAGTATTCAGTTGTTCAGACGCTTACGACGAAGCCGGGTCTTAAAACAATGGTTCACCGGGGGACGACTCACCGGATTTATTTAAGTGGCGCCGACTATCAGGCCGACGGGAAAACACCTGCGCCTGGCACATTCGGTGTGTACGTATATGGGCCAGCGGTAAAGCAGTAAGTCGCCGAGGAAATATCCAATATCCAAGTAGTCATGTTGTCTTTCTTTCATAAGGCCTTTTTGGGAGCTTGTCTGGCGACGCTTTACTCATTTATTAGTCAGGCGCAGTCGAATACAAATCAGGCTGCCTTCAGTTTTGTGGCCTTTGGCGATATGCCCTATAATTTGCCCGCTGACTATGGCCGCTTTGAAAATCTGATTCGGGATGTAAACAAGCAGAATCAGGTCTTTAACGTACACGTAGGTGATATCAAATCGAGTGAGAATGATTGCTCAGATGCCTACTACCAAAAGATTCTCGGCTATTTCAATCAATTCGAAAAACCGTTGATTTATACGCCCGGCGATAACGAATGGACGGATTGCAATAAGCACACGCCGGGTAAATATGACATCGACGAGCGATTGGCAGCCATTCGTAAGGGTTTCTTTGACGGGAAGGCTAGCCTCGGGAAAACCAGATTGACGTTGACAGCGCAGTCAAAAAATCCTGCATTTGCCAAATACGTGGAGAATAACCGCTGGCAGTACGGCAATGTCCAGTTCGGAACAGTTCATATTGTAGGCACCAACAACAATTTCTACCCCGATCCGAAGGGCAATAACGCCGAGTTCTATGATCGTAACCAGGCGAATCTGGCGTGGATCGACGAAGTATTCGACCAGGCGAAAATAAGTAATGCGATTGCCGTGGTGCTGTTCACGCAGGCCGATATGTACAACTCGGCAAAAGATGCGAAAGAAGCCAACGCGTTCATAACGCTGAAGGAGAAGATTCAGGCCCGAACCGAGGAATTTAACAAACCGGTCCTGCTGGTCAATGGTGACTCGCATGTGTTTCTGGTCGACAAGCCGATCTATGTGAAAGGCGGCAAGAAGAAGGCGCTCGATAGGTTCACCCGACTACAAACCTTTGGCGAAGATAATATTCACGCCGTTAAGGTGACGATCAATCCATCAACCTATGGGCTGTTTCAGATTGAGCCTCTCATGGTGCAGGGAAACTAATAACTAACAACCATTTGACACCATACCTATGAAGTTTATTGTATACGCACTGCTCCTGGTGGGAGGCCTTTCAGCACAGGCCGCTACCCTGAAAGGCTCCGTGATGGATGCCAGTACCGGTGAGCCGCTTATCGGGGCAACGGTGGTTCTGGCCAACACCAAATTTGGTGCGACTGTCGGATTGGATGGAAACTACCAAATCAAAGACATTCCTGCTGGGACCTATACGTGTCTGGTACAGTATGTCAGCTACCAGAAAATGGAGAAAACAATTACCATTACATCTAGAGTAGTTGTTCAAAATTTTTCACTGGTGGAAAGCAGCCGCGACCTGGCCGAAGTAGTGGTGACGGCTTCCGGCGACCGGGAGAGTGAAACCAGCACTCGAAAAATTGAACAGAAAGCCGATAATGTCCTCAATATCATTGGTGCGAAAGCTATTTCGCTACTACCCGACGTGACGGTGGCCAATGTCTTGCAGCGTGTCTCGGGGGTATCAGTGGTCCGAAACGCGACCGGCGACGGGCAATTTGCCATTATCCGGGGCATGGATCGTCGGTATAACTATACGCTGGTCAATGGCATTAAAATTCCCAGTCCTGACAACAAGAACCGCTTCGTGCCGATGGACATTTTTCCGGCCGATCTGCTCGAACGGCTGGAGGTGGTCAAAGCCCTCACGCCCAATATGGAAGGCGATGCCATTGGGGGGTCGATGAACATGATCATGCGGTCGGCTCCGGATTATCTGGTGGTGAATGCAACCGTCTCAGGCGGCTATAGCCAATTGTTCAGTAGCCGCCCATTTTCGGGATTTAGCACGGCGGGCATTAATTTTCGCTCACCTTCCGAAGTGGCCGGCAGCAATCGATACCCGGCTAAACCGAGTGATTTTTCAACGCGAACGGCACAGTTTCAGGACGTAAATCTGCCCATCAATGGCTTGATGAGCCTCTCCATTGGCAATCGACTACTAAATAAGCGGCTGGGCTTCCTGGTCGGCGGTTCCTATCAGCATACCTACCGGGGGAGTCAATCATCGTTTTTGCGGCTGTACGGCCAACCTTCGCCGGATCCAGTGCCGAACACGCCCATTTTCGAATTTGTGGAGCAGCGTACTTATTCCAATGAGCAGGCCCGGACGGGTGTCAACCTCAAACTGGATTATGATCTGGGTCGCAACGGTGGTCCAGCAGCCAATAAACTAAGCCTGTACGGACTGTTTATGCAATTAGACGACAAGCAGCACCGCACGGTGCTAGGGAATCAACTGGTGCAAATCGGCGATGTGACCACTACCGATCGGTCGGTGTTTCGGCGCCAGAACATCTATAATGTTACCCTCCAGGGCGATCATGCACTGATCCCAAACCAAGGCGTTGGCCGACTCAAACTGAATTGGTCAGCGGTGTATTCGCTGGCAAAAAGTCAGACACCCAGTTGGACGGACCTTTCGGTAACTAGCCGTACCAGTCAGGGGGCGGATGGGAAGTCTACGTCGACGCTGTACATCAACGACATGAGTTATATCTGGACGCGCAACAACGACCGTGATCTGGCTGGCTATCTGAATTTTACCTACACGCTGTTTCCTACACTTGATGTATCGCTTGGTGGTATGTACCGAGATAAGGCTCGGGATAATTATTACAATGATTATTCCTTATCCACGGTCCTACCGGGAGGAGATCGGCAGGTATTTACCAGCGTCGACAGGGCGATATTCTCGTTCCGTCCCGACTCCTACGCCTATCCAGATAGTACGAACGCCAACAACTATTCGGCCAACGAGCAGATCGCAGCGGGGTATATTCAGGGGAAGTTTAATCGTGGGAACTGGCAGGTTGTCGGGGGAGTGCGGGCCGAAAACACCAACCAGTCGTATGTGTCGCAGTTGCCCGTCACCGCCACCGGGAAAACGGGGGCTATCAGTTACCTGGATATCTTGCCCAGTCTGCACCTGAAATACCAGTTGTCGGCCCGGGAAAACCTGCGTTTTTCCTATTTCCGGGGTATTAGCCGACCCGGTTATTTTGAAATCGTACCCGCTTCGTTCCCCGGTGACTTTTTCACCGAATCGGGTAATTACAACCTTAAGCATACAGTGGCGGATAACGTCGATCTGCGTTACGAATTCTTCCCAAGAGGGAATGAGCAGGTGTTGGTCGGAGCTTTTGTTAAAAATATTCAGAATCCCATTGAATACGGGTTTAGCCAACTTGCCCAGAACAACATTGTGTACCAGCCTATCAACTACGGTACGGCTGTCAACTACGGGGCAGAACTAGTGTTTGCCAAGTATTTCAGTAACTGGGGCGTGTCGGGCAATTATACCTACACCAAATCGAGCATCACCACCAGCAAGCGGGTATACGGCCGCGATGCGTCTGGCAGTACTGTGGTGACCGACGTGCAGCAAACCCGGCCACTTCAGGGCCAGTCGGATCATATTGCCAACCTGTCGTTGATGTATAAAAATCAGCAGATTGGTTTCGATGCCCAATTGGCCTGGGTCTATACCGGCAAGCGAATCAATATCGTATCGGCTTACAAAGATCTTGACTATTGGCAGCGGGGTACGTCGCAGGTGGATTTCTCGGCGGAAAAACGCTTCCACGGCGGGCGACTGAGCGTGTTTACCAAACTGACCAATTTGCTCAACAACCCCATCATCGTCGACATTCTACGACCCAATACCCTGACGGGTTATCCCGATCAGGATCGTAGCGACCGGATTACGGTGCAGAAAGACATCTTCCAGCAGAGCTATTTACTGGGCCTCCGCTACAAACACTAATTACCCTCCAATCAATCAGTTACTTTTTATTTAACAACCAACTCGAATGAAACGTCAGATTCAACTGAGCTTCTTAGCCGTCGTCATGATGGGCAGCCTATTGACCGGCTTGCTAAGTTGCAGCAAATCCGAAGATGTGCAGGTATCAGCTCCGCTTTACCAGGTAGGGCAAGCCGTAAGTACGAAAACACCGTTACAGGGATCGATCAAAGGAACGCTGAAAGCCGACTCGACCTACACCGTTACGGGCGATGTGTTCATCAATGAAGGGGATACGCTGCTGATCCAGCCGGGTGCAAAAGTGTTGTTCGATGGCAAGGGAGCCTGGTATTTTGTGGTGAAAGGCTCGCTGCTTTCGTTGGGCACCCAAGCGAAGCCTATCTATTTCACCGTTCCCAGTTCGGTAGCCGTCAAGAATGAAACGTTGGGCTCTGACCCTACCGCCGACCCAGCTTATAAAGGCTATTGGGGTGGTATTGCGGGGGAAACCATGTTTAAAAATATTATTATCAAGTGGACACACCTGGATTTTGGCGGTGGTAAACTGGGTACCTCACCCGTATCGTTCCTGGCCAATGGCGCCAATGCCTACACCTTGACCTCGAAAAACTCGGACGGTATCGTGGTTCTGGAAGATTCGTGGGTGTATGGGTCCATTGACGATCCAATGCGTCCGTTTGGTGGCAAGTGGAATGTCATGCGGAATACCTTCGAGAAGTGTGGTTTTACCGGGGGCGAAGCCTGGAACGTAAAAGGGGGTACGGTTGGTAATTTTGCCTACAACCTGGTCATCGGCATGGCCACCAACGGCCCAAAGGCCTCGAATGACGGACAGGCCACCAACCAGCCTCAGACCAACATCCTGATGTATAATAACACGATGATTGCCAACGGCTACCGCCGGTCAGCCGATGGTCGTGGTGGTTCGCTCAACTTCGAAAATGGAGCGAAAGGAGGGTATTATAATAACCTGATGGTCAACTGTAAGTATGGCCCACGGGTGGTTGGCGCTACGGCCAGTTATTCCGGTAATGCCCTCGTTGTTGCCGATACGGCCAACATCAAATATGGCTACAACTACAACTACGTCGATTCGCTGAAAATGGCGAACCAGATTTATCCGACGGGTTTCTATACCAAACCGCAAACGACCGATATTCCCACCCCCTCCTCGTTCTTGCCTGTTGGTTACAAAGTAGGAGCGGTGTATGATGGCTCGGCCGTCGTACAGAAAAACAACCCCCTGTTTGTCAACTTCCCGCTGCCGTATGTGGCTACTAAAAAAGTAGCTGATGCCAGTTTTGTGGGTAGCTGGAATTTCCGACTTCAGTCCACATCACCCGCGCTTGGTAAGGGAACGACCAGCTTTAGTCCGCTAACGGTAGTACCGGTAAGCGAGCGGTATGGCTCTACCGAGATCACGCCCCCCAGTGCCGACATGGGTTGTTATCCCGCCAATGGTAAGGGTAATCTACACTAATCGATAACACCAACGCTTATTGTGCTTAACGACTATTTGCTCAAAGAGTCTGGCGCAATAAGCGTTGGTCGCTTTTTTTATACTGATCGTCTTCTCATTCATGAAAAGTACGTATATCCTTCTGGTGCTGCTGGGGCAGTTTTTAGCAGCACAGGCCTGTTCGGCGCAGGACAACAAAACGGATGATCCGTTTATTGCCCGGCCTTATCTCCAGATCGGTCATACCCCCTCAACTGAAACCCTTCAACTGCTATGGCATGCGCCAGACGCCAGCACGGACTGGGCGGTTGACTACCAACCCAAAGCGAATGGGCCCTGGAAGAAGACAGCGCTGCCTACATGGGTTCGGGTGGACGTGGCGGGTATTGAACCGCATCGGGTGTATGAAGCTACCCTTACCGGTTTGACGCCGGGCAGTAGATTCAATTATCGGGTGCTGAAAGCCGGAAAGGTCGTGTTTACGGCAGAAGGGCAGGCTTCTAAAAAAGCCGACCAGCTGTATCGATTTGTGGCCTTTGCCGATATTGGAGCCGAAACACCTGCCCAGAAAAAATTAGCCTCCCGAGCCTATTTGGCAAAGCCGGATTTCGTGGTCGTTCCGGGGGATATTGTATATGAGCGTGGATTGATTTCCGAATATCGCTCCCGTTTCTGGCCGATCTATAATGCCAATCAGGTCGATACGGCAGGAGCACCTTTACTGCGTTCGGTGCCTATGATTGTGGCACCCGGCAACCACGACACCGATACGCGTGATCTGGACAAATATCCTGATGCACTGGCCTATTACTACTACTGGAAGCAACCCTTAAACGGTATTACCGGCACAGAAGGCGGTCCGCTAATACCCACTATGACGGCTTCGGTCGATAACCGCAAAGCCTTTCTGGAAGCGGCTGGCGAGGCTTACTTGAAAATGGCCAATTACTCCTTCGACTATGGAAATGCTCACTGGACCGTGATCGATTCGAATCCGTATGTCGATTTTACGGATAAGGGGTTGCAGGAGTGGATTGCGGCCGATTTAGCCAGGGCGCAAAACGCTACCTGGCGATTCGTGATGTTTCACCATCCCGGTTTCAATTCGGCCCGGGAGCACTATGAACAACAACATACCCGGCTGCTATCGCCCATTTTTGAAGCGGGAAATGTTGATGTGGTATTCACTGGTCACGTACACAACTACCAGCGTTCCTTTCCGCTGACATTTGTTCCCGACAAAAAAGGGGTACTGTTAGTATCGAGCATGGGCGCTAAAATGGCTCGTGGCCGGGTGGTGAACGACCAATGGGCACTCGACAAATCCTTTAACGGAACGACCAATACCAAACCGAAGGGAATTATTTATTTGGTGACAGGTGCGGGTGGTCAAACACTCTATAATCCTGAACAGAATAACGATCCCGATTCGTGGCAGCGATTTACGGACAAGTTCTTTTCAAATGTGCATTCGCTCACCGTTGCCGATGTGAATGGGAAAACGCTAAGTATCCGTCAGATTGATGTTAACGGTAAAGAAATTGATTCGTTTACCATAACCAAGTAATTCAAACCTAGGTAGCCAGTCTGGTAAGTCGAGTGATTTTAAAGTAAGAAATGCCACAACTCATATGAGTTGTGGCATTTCTTACTTTAGGATATCGATCATTTACAAGTAATTTATAACCCAAGTTGCGAGATAATTTAACCCTGTTAGTCTGGGGCGAGTTTTTAGAGTCTCTGAGGTTCTAAAACTACCATCCCCATGACTGACAAAGCTATAGCAATCTACTGCTTTTTGGACGACTTCTTCCAAAAGAGCGGCTACAAAACCGAGCCTCATTGCAAAGTCAATGATGCCCAAATCGCCACCACAGCACTAATGGCAGCTCTTTTCTTCTATGGTAATCATGCTTCGGCCATGAAATATATGCACGAACATCAAGGGTTTTGCCAGCTCCATAAGTCAAACTTCAATCGACGGCTGCATGGCTTGCAGACTCGCTTAGCGGCCGTATTCCGGGCAGTCGGAGCTACGCTCAAAGAACTTAATACGACCAGCCGCTACATTATTGATTCGTTTCCCGTATCAGTCTGTCGAAATTGCCGCATTCCGGTTTGTAAGTTACTGACAAACAAAGCTTATCGAGGCTATAATGAAGCCAAAAAGGAATATTTTTATGGCTTTAAAGTGACCCTGATTGTTGATGCTGATGGCCTTCCGGTCGATTACTACGTAAGTGCGGGTAGTTTTCACGACGCTACTATCCTGCAATCCATGTCCATTGACTTACCGGCTGGCAGTCTACTCTACGGGGACAGTGGCTATACGGACTACGAGCAGGAAGATTTGTACGCGGAATGCGAAGAGATTTTTCTGCGAATTCACCGCAAGAAAAATTCTCAGCGACCGGATCAACCTTGGGAAGCTTATTTAAAAAAAGTCTTCCGGAAGCCGATTGAAACGAAGTTTAGCCAAATTACTAACCGCTTTGCTCGCCATATCCATGCTGTCAGCCTGGAAGGATTATTGCTGAAATTATTCTTATTTGTCTTTGCCTTTAGCTTAGACGGGCTTACGCCTGATTCAAACTAATCTCGCAACTTGAATTAATTTATAAAATAAGCACCAACGTTCCGCCGATAAGTAGGAGTGCACCGATAGACGCCTTCCATGTCAGCACTTCGCCCAGAAACAAAACTGACAGAATGATAGCGATGGCTACACGCAGTTTGTCAACTGGTGCCAACTCCGAAACCTTACCGAGTTGCAGTGCTTTGAACCGGGGCGCCGATGCGGTTGACCCCTTCGATCCCCACTTTCGCCAAAATTGCTGTCAAAGCGGCAAACAAAGCTGAGAGTAAGGCATAAATCCACCACATAATTTAGACAGATAGAAGGGAGTTAGTTGTACCGAAGCTCTCTTTATAGTTCTTAGAAAAACCTTCTACAAAAGACAGTCTGAACTCTTTACTTAGCAGCATATTCAAGCACCATAAATGTGCCTGGCTTTACTGCTGGACGAGGACGCGGGTTTTCCGTTGTGGCAGCCGGGGCAGGATCAAATTCAGCCGTTGTAACGAAAATGTGATGACTCATTGGATCGATGGTAATCGTACGGGCACCGCGCATAGTCGTGACCGTTTGAACAGCTTCAAATTGACCCGGTTTAACTTCCTTCACCACCGTTAATGTACCTTCCCCATTGGAACTGATGGCTGAGCCAGTCGATGTGTCAAATACAGCCCCATCGGTTCCGCTTCCCGTTGGTACTTCTGCCAGCACCTTGCCCGTTTGTGAATCCATCACGACCATCACTTTATTGCAGGTGCTAAACAGATGGTGGTGCGGTTTGTCAAAAGCCAGACCGGTCGGTTCTTCGCCTTTGCCTAATTTCCAATGGTGTTTGACTGATAATGATTTGGCATCAAATACCGCTACTTCATTT
Above is a window of Spirosoma sp. SC4-14 DNA encoding:
- a CDS encoding carboxypeptidase-like regulatory domain-containing protein gives rise to the protein MKTVLRLINLFTLLAWATPTVAQQPVPNNHLTGKVLDATTAQALPFASVAIFKQINGKDSLLTGAQTDEQGAFIITNVPTGSLLAKVTFVGYQNLNKAIL
- a CDS encoding YncE family protein, which produces MITFIKKISLAVCLTGTYTLPILAQTTPNYAFIEKISLPSGDGKWDYLKMDGERERLFVSHFDRVHVIDLTTNKQIGEITGLKGVHGIGLAKDLNKGYITNGTDNTITVFDYNTFKVLQTIPVTGKKADAVMYDKGTKRIFVFNNGSGDAIAIDAVMDKVVGTVTMGGAPEFAVANEKGSIFNNNEDTNEIFEIDAKALTVKNKYSVAPNGGVPTGIAFDASTNRLFSVCRKPQALVILDASTGKIVQSLPIGSGVDAVVYEKELKLIMTSNGEGNVTIIHQDSPDKYSVVQTLTTKPGLKTMVHRGTTHRIYLSGADYQADGKTPAPGTFGVYVYGPAVKQ
- a CDS encoding metallophosphoesterase, encoding MLSFFHKAFLGACLATLYSFISQAQSNTNQAAFSFVAFGDMPYNLPADYGRFENLIRDVNKQNQVFNVHVGDIKSSENDCSDAYYQKILGYFNQFEKPLIYTPGDNEWTDCNKHTPGKYDIDERLAAIRKGFFDGKASLGKTRLTLTAQSKNPAFAKYVENNRWQYGNVQFGTVHIVGTNNNFYPDPKGNNAEFYDRNQANLAWIDEVFDQAKISNAIAVVLFTQADMYNSAKDAKEANAFITLKEKIQARTEEFNKPVLLVNGDSHVFLVDKPIYVKGGKKKALDRFTRLQTFGEDNIHAVKVTINPSTYGLFQIEPLMVQGN
- a CDS encoding TonB-dependent receptor, translated to MKFIVYALLLVGGLSAQAATLKGSVMDASTGEPLIGATVVLANTKFGATVGLDGNYQIKDIPAGTYTCLVQYVSYQKMEKTITITSRVVVQNFSLVESSRDLAEVVVTASGDRESETSTRKIEQKADNVLNIIGAKAISLLPDVTVANVLQRVSGVSVVRNATGDGQFAIIRGMDRRYNYTLVNGIKIPSPDNKNRFVPMDIFPADLLERLEVVKALTPNMEGDAIGGSMNMIMRSAPDYLVVNATVSGGYSQLFSSRPFSGFSTAGINFRSPSEVAGSNRYPAKPSDFSTRTAQFQDVNLPINGLMSLSIGNRLLNKRLGFLVGGSYQHTYRGSQSSFLRLYGQPSPDPVPNTPIFEFVEQRTYSNEQARTGVNLKLDYDLGRNGGPAANKLSLYGLFMQLDDKQHRTVLGNQLVQIGDVTTTDRSVFRRQNIYNVTLQGDHALIPNQGVGRLKLNWSAVYSLAKSQTPSWTDLSVTSRTSQGADGKSTSTLYINDMSYIWTRNNDRDLAGYLNFTYTLFPTLDVSLGGMYRDKARDNYYNDYSLSTVLPGGDRQVFTSVDRAIFSFRPDSYAYPDSTNANNYSANEQIAAGYIQGKFNRGNWQVVGGVRAENTNQSYVSQLPVTATGKTGAISYLDILPSLHLKYQLSARENLRFSYFRGISRPGYFEIVPASFPGDFFTESGNYNLKHTVADNVDLRYEFFPRGNEQVLVGAFVKNIQNPIEYGFSQLAQNNIVYQPINYGTAVNYGAELVFAKYFSNWGVSGNYTYTKSSITTSKRVYGRDASGSTVVTDVQQTRPLQGQSDHIANLSLMYKNQQIGFDAQLAWVYTGKRINIVSAYKDLDYWQRGTSQVDFSAEKRFHGGRLSVFTKLTNLLNNPIIVDILRPNTLTGYPDQDRSDRITVQKDIFQQSYLLGLRYKH
- a CDS encoding metallophosphoesterase family protein: MKSTYILLVLLGQFLAAQACSAQDNKTDDPFIARPYLQIGHTPSTETLQLLWHAPDASTDWAVDYQPKANGPWKKTALPTWVRVDVAGIEPHRVYEATLTGLTPGSRFNYRVLKAGKVVFTAEGQASKKADQLYRFVAFADIGAETPAQKKLASRAYLAKPDFVVVPGDIVYERGLISEYRSRFWPIYNANQVDTAGAPLLRSVPMIVAPGNHDTDTRDLDKYPDALAYYYYWKQPLNGITGTEGGPLIPTMTASVDNRKAFLEAAGEAYLKMANYSFDYGNAHWTVIDSNPYVDFTDKGLQEWIAADLARAQNATWRFVMFHHPGFNSAREHYEQQHTRLLSPIFEAGNVDVVFTGHVHNYQRSFPLTFVPDKKGVLLVSSMGAKMARGRVVNDQWALDKSFNGTTNTKPKGIIYLVTGAGGQTLYNPEQNNDPDSWQRFTDKFFSNVHSLTVADVNGKTLSIRQIDVNGKEIDSFTITK
- a CDS encoding IS982 family transposase, with the protein product MTDKAIAIYCFLDDFFQKSGYKTEPHCKVNDAQIATTALMAALFFYGNHASAMKYMHEHQGFCQLHKSNFNRRLHGLQTRLAAVFRAVGATLKELNTTSRYIIDSFPVSVCRNCRIPVCKLLTNKAYRGYNEAKKEYFYGFKVTLIVDADGLPVDYYVSAGSFHDATILQSMSIDLPAGSLLYGDSGYTDYEQEDLYAECEEIFLRIHRKKNSQRPDQPWEAYLKKVFRKPIETKFSQITNRFARHIHAVSLEGLLLKLFLFVFAFSLDGLTPDSN